The Pyrus communis chromosome 9, drPyrComm1.1, whole genome shotgun sequence genome has a segment encoding these proteins:
- the LOC137746157 gene encoding shaggy-related protein kinase alpha gives MASVGVAPTSSVREPSGHAVSVDKLPEEMNDMKIRDDKEMESTVTVVDGNGTETGHIIVTTIGGRNGQPKQTISYMAERVVGHGSFGVVFQAKCLETGETVAIKKVLQDKRYKNRELQTMRLLDHPNVVSLKHCFFSTTEKDELYLNLVLEYVPETVHRVIKHYNKLNQRMPLIYVKLYTYQIFRALSYIHRCIGVCHRDIKPQNLLVNPHTHQVKLCDFGSAKVLVKGEPNISYICSRYYRAPELIFGATEYTSAIDVWSVGCVLAELLLGQPLFPGESGVDQLVEIIKVLGTPTREEIKCMNPNYTEFKFPQIKAHPWHKIFHKRMPPEAVDLVSRLLQYSPNLRCTALDALVHSFFDDLRDPNTRLPNGRFLPPLFNFKSHELKGVPAETLMKLVPEHARKQVPFLASD, from the exons ATGGCTTCAGTAGGTGTGGCGCCTACGTCAAGTGTGAGAGAACCCAGTGGTCATGCGGTTAGTGTGGATAAGTTACCGGAGGAGATGAATGACATGAAAATTCGGGATGACAAA GAAATGGAATCCACAGTCACAGTCGTTGATGGTAACGGAACAGAGACAGGTCATATAATTGTGACAACTATTGGTGGTAGAAATGGCCAGCCAAAGCAG ACAATTAGTTACATGGCTGAGCGTGTTGTTGGGCATGGATCATTTGGAGTGGTGTTCCAA GCAAAGTGCTTAGAGACTGGTGAAACTGTGGCTATAAAGAAGGTTCTGCAAGACAAGAGGTACAAGAATCGTGAGCTACAGACCATGCGTCTTCTTGACCACCcaaatgttgtttctttgaAGCATTGCTTCTTTTCAACGACTGAAAAGGATGAACTTTATCTTAATTTGGTGCTTGAGTATGTCCCTGAAACGGTTCATCGTGTGATTAAACACTACAACAAGTTGAACCAACGGATGCCTCTGATATATGTTAAACTCTACACATACCAG ATCTTTAGGGCGCTATCCTACATTCACCGCTGCATTGGAGTGTGTCATCGGGACATCAAGCCTCAAAATCTTCTG GTGAACCCACATACCCACCAAGTAAAGTTGTGCGACTTTGGAAGTGCTAAAGTATTG GTAAAAGGAGAGCCAAATATATCTTATATCTGCTCGAGATATTATAGAGCACCGGAACTTATATTTGGAGCAACTGAGTATACTTCAGCCATTGATGTTTGGTCTGTTGGGTGTGTTCTTGCTGAGCTATTGCTCGGACAG CCTCTCTTTCCTGGTGAAAGTGGAGTTGACCAGCTTGTGGAGATTATCAAG GTTTTGGGCACTCCAACAAGGGAGGAAATCAAATGCATGAATCCTAACTATACAGAGTTCAAATTCCCGCAAATTAAAGCTCACCCGTGGCACAAG ATATTCCACAAGCGTATGCCTCCTGAAGCTGTTGATCTGGTTTCAAGACTGCTGCAATACTCTCCTAACTTGCGGTGCACAGCT CTGGATGCCTTGGTCCACTCCTTCTTTGATGATCTTCGTGACCCGAACACCCGCCTGCCGAATGGACGTTTCCTTCCGCCTTTATTCAACTTTAAATCACATG AATTAAAGGGGGTGCCTGCGGAAACTTTGATGAAATTGGTTCCAGAGCACGCGAGAAAGCAAGTCCCGTTCTTGGCATCCGATTAG
- the LOC137745519 gene encoding F-box/LRR-repeat protein At3g58900-like codes for MARKRKVDRFSSLTEGVAHHILSFVTITDLARFSCVSKRCRELSLSTPSLGFDKFSHTNTGSCDKRLRLLDSLHRFFDLREDNKIDKLRICWSSLSRHSETPCFCDHNEKARMISWIECALRCKVEVLHLEIDIDDVTPFVLPSSVFVSSSLRSLSVSMWYSVIIKVPIPSFSCLEYLNMDLRHANIDEGFFKWISSSCKCIKELRLSYHGGKLRDITIESSSLKSFTIEGAHELHNLTISGKNLEDIRIWWSTRRCRSLNLTAPNLKYLEWIGHMYELKPQLGGLLCLEKARINLFFEEEDIDTVYEFLCNIRRVKALVLHAEMIENLFEGGLLPAPFDDVSHLQLDLGNFSNELVPRVVLLFRGMRNLSTLYIKTDQVEYYLLKAACSKFGTAYWESRNLPFISQLEEVTVEICKDSRGSNLINFLTFILEDAENLKRMVIVHSPQCAKSSLNKLTTSAKSSNAKVFFEVREF; via the exons ATGGCTCGTAAAAGGAAGGTGGACAGATTCAGTAGTCTTACCGAGGGAGTTGCTCATCACATTCTTTCCTTTGTTACTATAACCGACCTTGCTCGTTTCAGCTGTGTGTCCAAAAGATGTAGAGAACTTTCTCTGTCAACTCCGTCATTAGGTTTCGATAAGTTTTCGCATACCAATACCGGATCTTGTGATAAACGGTTAAGGTTGTTGGATTCTTTGCATAGGTTCTTCGATCTTCGCGAGGATAATAAGATAGACAAATTACGTATATGTTGGTCGAGTCTCTCTCGCCATAGTGAAACACCTTGCTTTTGTGATCATAATGAGAAAGCTAGAATGATATCGTGGATCGAGTGCGCATTAAGGTGTAAAGTTGAAGTTCTTCATCTTGAGATCGATATCGATGATGTGACACCCTTTGTACTTCCATCTTCCGTCTTTGTGTCTAGCTCTTTGAGGTCACTTTCGGTGAGCATGTGGTACTCAGTAATCATCAAAGTGCCCATACCATCTTTCTCTTGTTTGGAATACCTGAATATGGATTTACGTCATGCGAATATAGATGAGGGGTTTTTCAAATGGATCTCGTCGTCCTGCAAATGCATTAAGGAGCTACGCCTATCATATCACGGCGGGAAACTTAGAGATATCACCATTGAAAGCTCGTCTTTGAAATCATTTACTATTGAAGGTGCTCACGAACTTCATAATCTTACAATCTCTGGGAAGAACCTTGAAGATATACGTATATGGTGGAGTACTAGACGATGCAGATCATTAAATTTAACGGCTCCCAATCTTAAATATTTGGAGTGGATTGGGCATATGTATGAACTCAAGCCCCAGCTGGGGGGATTATTGTGTCTGGAAAAGGCGaggattaatttgtttttcgaAGAAGAGGACATTGACACAGTTTATGAGTTTCTTTGTAATATACGCAGGGTTAAAGCTCTTGTACTACACGCAGAGATGATCGAG AATCTGTTCGAAGGAGGTCTCTTGCCTGCGCCCTTCGACGATGTTTCACATTTGCAACTTGATCTTGGCAACTTTAGCAATGAGTTAGTACCTAGAGTGGTCTTGCTTTTCAGGGGTATGCGTAACTTGAGTACTTTGTACATCAAGACCGACCAAGTAGAATATTACCTGTTGAAGGCTGCT TGTTCAAAATTCGGTACGGCATACTGGGAATCCCGAAACCTTCCTTTCATTTCTCAGCTTGAAGAGGTGACTGTAGAGATCTGCAAGGACTCCCGCGGGTCTAACTTGATCAACTTTTTAACGTTTATCCTCGAGGATGCTGAGAACCTGAAGAGAATGGTTATTGTTCATTCACCCCAGTGTGCAAAGTCGTCTCTCAATAAGTTAACAACCAGCGCCAAGAGTTCGAATGCCAAAGTTTTCTTTGAAGTCCGAGAATTCTGA
- the LOC137744172 gene encoding probable sphingolipid transporter spinster homolog 2 has translation MAQKEAKASEEAKPPSPAETSMIIASTAAPAAPSWFTPKRLLVIFCLINLLNYVDRGTIASNGVNGSRKTCTESGVCTPGTGIQGEFNLNNFQDGVLSSAFMAGLLIASPIFASLAKSVNPFRLIGVGLSVWTFATLGCGCSFGFWSIAVFRMLVGVGEASFISLAAPFIDDNAPATQKTAWLSIFYMCISSGYALGYVYGGVVGSRTKWRYAFVGEAILMLPFAILGFVMKPLQMKGFSHPESKKAPIAVETAIEEVQGSDISMKEDVRDSTIQKPSNSKVNPISRFMKDMKVLLGDKVYVVNVLGYIAYNFVIGAYSYWGPKAGYNIYHMSNADMIFGGVTIACGILGTLGGGFLLDYMTGTISNAFKLLSSVTLIGGAFCLGAFWMKNFYAFLALFAIGQLLVFATQGPVNYVCLHCVKPSMRPLSMAISTVAIHLFGDVPSAPLVGVLQDAINNWRATALILTSIFFPAALIWFIGIFLHSVDRFNEESEHQITTKTETSNTTPMDEGKKIETIESVAEP, from the coding sequence ATGGCTCAAAAGGAagcaaaggcttctgaagaagcCAAGCCCCCGTCCCCGGCGGAGACATCCATGATTATTGCTTCAACCGCAGCTCCGGCAGCTCCTTCATGGTTCACGCCCAAGAGGCTACTCGTTATCTTTTGCTTGATTAACTTGTTAAACTATGTGGACCGAGGAACAATAGCAAGCAATGGTGTCAATGGGAGCCGCAAAACTTGCACAGAAAGTGGTGTATGCACGCCTGGTACCGGGATACAAGGGGAATTTAACTTGAACAACTTTCAAGATGGGGTTTTGTCATCAGCTTTTATGGCTGGACTTCTTATTGCTTCTCCTATATTTGCATCATTAGCAAAGAGTGTAAATCCATTTAGGCTCATTGGAGTTGGATTATCAGTTTGGACCTTTGCTACACTTGGTTGTGGTTGTTCATTCGGCTTCTGGTCAATTGCTGTTTTCCGCATGCTAGTCGGTGTTGGCGAGGCTTCGTTTATTAGTCTTGCAGCTCCATTCATCGACGACAATGCCCCAGCTACTCAGAAAACTGCATGGCTTTCTATATTCTACATGTGCATATCAAGTGGATATGCACTTGGCTATGTTTATGGTGGGGTGGTTGGAAGTCGCACCAAGTGGCGCTATGCATTTGTTGGGGAGGCAATCCTTATGCTTCCATTTGCTATTCTAGGGTTTGTTATGAAGCCTTTGCAGATGAAAGGTTTTTCTCATCCTGAATCAAAAAAAGCACCGATAGCCGTGGAAACTgctattgaagaagttcaaggtTCAGATATTTCGATGAAGGAAGACGTCAGAGATTCTACCATACAAAAGCCTTCCAATTCAAAAGTGAATCCAATTTCAAGGTTTATGAAAGATATGAAGGTGCTTTTGGGGGATAAGGTTTATGTTGTGAATGTTCTAGGTTACATAGCATACAACTTTGTCATAGGTGCATACTCATATTGGGGGCCTAAGGCTGGTTATAACATATATCATATGAGTAATGCAGATATGATATTTGGAGGTGTCACAATTGCGTGCGGGATATTGGGCACACTAGGAGGAGGCTTTCTTCTGGATTATATGACTGGCACTATCTCTAATGCTTTCAAGCTTCTTTCATCGGTAACGTTAATTGGGGGTGCCTTTTGCTTAGGTGCCTTCTGGATGAAGAATTTTTATGCTTTCCTGGCTCTTTTTGCAATCGGCCAACTACTCGTCTTTGCAACTCAGGGTCCTGTAAACTACGTTTGTCTCCATTGTGTTAAACCTAGCATGAGGCCACTATCTATGGCGATTTCTACAGTTGCAATTCACCTTTTCGGGGATGTACCTTCCGCGCCTCTTGTCGGAGTTCTCCAGGATGCCATTAACAACTGGAGGGCGACCGCTCTTATTCTAACATCTATTTTCTTTCCAGCAGCTCTAATATGGTTTATAGGAATCTTTCTGCACAGCGTGGATAGATTTAACGAAGAAAGTGAGCATCAGATCACCACCAAAACCGAAACGTCAAACACAACACCAATGGATGAAGGGAAGAAAATAGAAACAATTGAATCTGTTGCTGAACCATAA
- the LOC137745068 gene encoding putative RNA polymerase II subunit B1 CTD phosphatase RPAP2 homolog: protein MEKSQPPPQHQQPMSVKETVYKLQLALLDGVKTLDQLYLAGSIISRSDYSDVVTERTIADHCGYPLCPHALPPESSRPRKGHYRISLKEHKVYDLHETYMYCSSSCLIESKAFAQSLSEERCDVLDYGKVEKVLRAFGDVGLDKGEVGLGETGDLGISKLKIEEKSEAEIGDLGISKLKIEEKSEVQLGDVGVVGPSNAIEGYVPHNQRISKPLGSKKNKKGSKGKEAKTSGGKDMIFNEMDFMSCIIASDEYSVSKIPPNSGENGCETKFKESEEKVAHIKNDSEKKSKQSRGGKSKISKEDDVGIREAPSTSETSQTILIRSTKEAREEFPGDKEKSNVPKLRSSLKPSGAKKLNRSVTWADEKVEHRMNDYDTLGSIHKPLLKPSAENEVGCSVTWSDEKIDSTKSKNVCEVREVQGAKEGSGVLGNLELLDNERLESAEFCAMALRRVAEAVASGESDVNDAVSSAGIILLPRPDGADEEEPTEDVDMLEPEQAPLQQRNPGIPNFDLFDSEDTWFDDPPEGFNLTLSPFLTMWNSLFTWITSSTLAYIYGRDESFHEEFLSINGKEYSRKIVLAGGHSSEIKKTLAESLARTLPGVVSQLRLATPISSLEQEMSCMLETMTFVDALPAFRMKQWKVVVLLLLEGLSVCRIPALGPHMPDRRTLFDKVLDGSQITAEHYELMKDHMLPLGRAPEFSAQSGA from the exons ATGGAGAAGAGCCAACCGCCGCCGCAGCATCAGCAGCCCATGTCAGTGAAAGAAACAGTGTACAAGCTCCAACTCGCTCTCCTCGACGGCGTCAAAACCCTTGACCAACTCTACTTGGCCGGCTCAATAATCTCCCGCTCCGATTACAGCGATGTCGTCACGGAGCGCACCATAGCCGACCACTGCGGCTACCCTCTATGCCCCCATGCCTTGCCTCCGGAATCCTCCCGCCCCCGCAAGGGCCACTATCGCATTTCACTCAAGGAGCACAAGGTCTACGACCTTCATGAGACCTACATGTACTGCTCCTCGAGCTGTCTTATCGAAAGCAAGGCTTTTGCTCAGAGTTTGAGCGAGGAGAGGTGCGATGTCTTGGATTATGGCAAGGTTGAGAAGGTCTTGAGGGCTTTTGGGGATGTGGGTTTGGACAAAGGGGAAGTGGGATTGGGGGAGACTGGGGATTTGGGAATTTCGAAGTTGAAGATCGAAGAAAAGAGTGAAGCGGAGATTGGGGATTTGGGGATTTCTAAGTTGAAGATTGAAGAAAAGAGTGAAGTGCAGTTAGGGGATGTGGGCGTGGTTGGTCCCTCTAATGCTATTGAGGGCTATGTTCCACACAATCAGCGGATATCCAAGCCATTGGGTtcgaaaaagaacaaaaaag GGTCCAAGGGTAAAGAAGCGAAAACGAGTGGCGGGAAAGATATGATCTTTAACGAGATGGATTTCATGAGTTGTATAATCGCTAGTGATGAATACAGTGTGTCCAAAATTCCACCAAATTCTGGGGAGAATGGTTGTGAAACTAAGTTTAAGGAATCAGAAGAAAAAGTTGCTCATATTAAGAATGATTCTGAAAAGAAATCCAAACAATCAAGAGGGGGAAAAAGTAAGATTTCCAAGGAAGATGATGTTGGCATTCGAGAGGCGCCTTCAACTTCAGAGACTTCTCAAACTATTTTGATTAGAAGTACTAAAGAAGCAAGAGAGGAATTCCCTGGTGATAAGGAGAAATCAAATGTGCCAAAGCTAAGATCCTCTCTTAAACCTTCAGGGGCAAAAAAACTTAATCGCTCTGTTACTTGGGCTGACGAGAAGGTGGAACATagaatgaatgattatgatacaTTGGGTAGTATCCACAAACCTTTGCTTAAACCTTCAGCGGAAAATGAAGTCGGTTGCTCTGTTACCTGGTCTGATGAGAAGATTGATAGCACTAAGAGTAAAAATGTTTGCGAGGTTAGAGAAGTGCAAGGTGCAAAAGAGGGTTCTGGTGTATTAGGGAATTTGGAATTGCTAGATAATGAACGTTTGGAATCCGCAGAATTTTGTGCCATGGCATTGAGGCGGGTAGCAGAAGCTGTTGCATCTGGAGAATCTGATGTCAATGATGCTG TTTCGAGTGCTGGAATTATTTTATTGCCACGTCCAGATGGTGCGGATGAAGAAGAGCCTACTGAGGATGTTGACATGCTTGAACCAGAACAAGCTCCTCTGCAGCAAAGAAATCCTGGAATTccaaattttgatttgtttgactCTGAGGATACTTGGTTTGATGATCCACCAGAGGGTTTCAACTTAACT TTATCGCCTTTTTTAACAATGTGGAATTCACTCTTTACATGGATAACATCATCTACACtggcatatatatatgggaGGGATGAAAGCTTTCATGAAGAATTTCTCTCTATTAATGGGAAAGAGTATTCCCGTAAGATTGTCTTGGCTGGTGGCCACTCTTCTGAAATCAAGAAAACTCTGGCTGAATCTCTTGCTCGGACTCTACCAGGAGTTGTTTCCCAACTTAGGCTTGCAACACCAATATCTAGTTTGGAGCAAGAAATG AGCTGCATGTTGGAGACGATGACTTTTGTTGACGCGCTACCAGCTTTCAGAATGAAACAATGGAAAGTGgttgttcttcttctccttgaaGGTCTCTCTGTTTGCAGGATTCCTGCACTCGGTCCTCACATGCCAGATAGAAGGACACTGTTTGACAAG GTGCTGGATGGTTCCCAGATAACTGCAGAACACTACGAGCTTATGAAGGATCATATGTTACCCCTAGGCCGAGCACCCGAATTCTCAGCTCAGAGTGGTGCTTAA